The Spodoptera frugiperda isolate SF20-4 chromosome 2, AGI-APGP_CSIRO_Sfru_2.0, whole genome shotgun sequence genome has a window encoding:
- the LOC118269322 gene encoding uncharacterized protein LOC118269322 gives MSEEEVVDIEQELSDLLTKVQPNLQDVIKRSFTNVALQQTKNGEQIKPDTLGDTSYFAKNTQVNLFRLELVKVPTFHMQALSLDLKSMSLTLRCSLGEVNVKGLYSAFNENLYNLIPVMAEGHVVISLSNMIADVRVGLVLEDDAFSFINPGIEFTHDEVLVKLSWPSPQRSGGYEFATTEQLAKHIDDLPLTAAVSLPLYALLREKLQLHLALVLRQATSVSEVMCCNPSLMEAYSGMIDGLAQNGNKVVDMILINIRRTLLQSCREVLQLPPLHATFMHKIGSLSFIGKFETDTGWVKNLATINRISDVSVTRPDPMKTSFYVTLRIKDLQIGYDEYRIRAMGVSCAGRAAAALQRHSLHLALTLGLAHWEPYAQLDHLRVHNLDCADLHVTGLGPLSGASSLVCAWLRGAATSLAAPAVSAQIQHELHTALQELPLWDLLHAKH, from the exons ATGTCTGAAGAAGAAGTCGTGGATATAGAACAGGAATTAAGTGATCTCTTAACTAAAGTCCAACCCAACCTACAAGATGTTATCAAAAGG AGTTTTACAAATGTGGCTCTTCAGCAGACGAAGAATGGTGAACAAATCAAACCAGACACACTGGGTGACACCTCCTATTTCGCAAAAAATACtcaagt GAACCTCTTCCGATTAGAACTCGTTAAGGTACCTACATTCCACATGCAGGCTCTGTCATTAGATTTGAAGTCCATGAGCCTTACGCTGCGGTGTTCCCTTGGAGAAGTCAATGTGAAAGGCCTGTACAGTGCATTTAATGAAAACTTGTATAATCTCATACCTGTAATGGCTGAAGGACATGTTGT AATATCATTGTCGAACATGATCGCAGATGTAAGGGTTGGCCTAGTGCTCGAAGATGATGCGTTCTCATTCATCAATCCCGGCATTGAGTTCACACATGATGAAGTACTGGTAAAG TTGTCGTGGCCATCCCCGCAAAGGAGTGGTGGTTACGAATTCGCTACCACCGAGCAGCTAGCTAAACACAtag ATGACCTGCCTCTGACGGCGGCAGTGTCCCTGCCCCTGTACGCGCTACTGCGGGAGAAGCTGCAGCTGCACCTGGCGCTGGTGCTGCGGCAGGCGACCAGCGTCTCAGAGGTCATGTGCTGCAACCCATCGCTGATGGAAGCCTACAG CGGTATGATCGACGGGCTGGCGCAGAACGGCAACAAGGTGGTGGACATGATCCTCATCAACATCCGCCGCACGCTGCTGCAGAGCTGCCGGGAAGTACTGCAGCTGCCGCCGCTCCACGCTACCTTCATGCACAAA ATAGGATCATTATCGTTTATCGGCAAGTTTGAGACGGACACGGGCTGGGTGAAGAACCTGGCGACTATCAACCGTATCAGTGACGTCAGCGTCACGCGACCGGACCCCATGAAGACCAGCTTCTACGTCACGTTGAGGATAAAAGATTTGCAA ATTGGTTACGACGAATACCGCATCCGTGCGATGGGCGTGTCGTGCGCGggtcgcgcggcggcggcgctgcaGCGACACTCGCTGCACCTCGCGCTCACGCTCGGCCTCGCGCACTGGGAGCCCTACGCACAGCTCGACCATCTGCGCGTACACAACTTGGA TTGCGCAGACTTGCACGTAACGGGTCTGGGTCCGTTGAGCGGGGCGTCGAGCCTGGTGTGTGCGTGGCTGCGCGGCGCCGCGACGTCGCTGGCCGCGCCCGCAGTATCCGCGCAGATACAACACGAGCTACACACCGCGCTACAAGAACTACCTTTATGGGATCTGCTACATGCCAAACACTGA
- the LOC118269241 gene encoding uncharacterized protein LOC118269241: MGIIQSVICSFTFCMERVLTWTCCAFLLMLLMFCIVMLMVYGISVGYHYAQKELASFAMSSRQTTEPALLRAGPENRPVVRLLAVNRSEEENPPQPVLEVYRTKKPGDQELFIEKSETPIVLLETERPPKEPELSPNERELARRLIGRFRRSRNNTTPFLKPLKPFNITFVDTTPLAT; this comes from the exons ATGGGGATAATACAATCCGTTATCTGTTCAttcacattttgtatggaaag AGTTCTGACATGGACCTGCTGCGCTTTCCTGCTGATGCTGCTGATGTTCTGTATAGTCATGCTGATGGTGTACGGCATCTCAGTGGGCTATCACTACGCACAGAAAGAACTCGCTTCGTTCGCTA TGTCGTCGCGACAGACGACGGAGCCCGCCTTGTTGCGCGCCGGCCCAGAGAACAGGCCGGTGGTGCGTCTACTCGCTGTCAACAGATCCGAGGAGGAAAACCCACCACAACCAGTACTTG AAGTTTACCGAACCAAGAAGCCTGGGGACCAAGAGCTTTTCATCGAGAAGTCAGAAACACCAATCGTGCTTCTAGAAACTGAAAG gCCTCCCAAAGAGCCGGAGTTATCGCCTAACGAGCGGGAACTGGCGCGCAGACTCATTGGTCGTTTCCGTCGTTCCCGCAACAACACAACGCCTTTCCTCAAACCTTTGAAGCCTTTTAACATCACATTCGTCGATACAACACCACTGGCAACATGA
- the LOC118269438 gene encoding uncharacterized protein LOC118269438, whose translation MRNLLLAYFICANINLAIFTKDDKGSRDDDEDDGVHYLKDNQGSSNNLDQSESSCWMTLNTPQLFDAMDAIDDRYNETRNSVQKALMERNFDQTMIQGLVDSRGAALREVHKLVHKGAVIPSGLHLGGQCMLRMIDSLMFFHRMKLRNHTHFRVTDLHNDITNLMMTATLSLYDLHLQGAYERTLTDTDPSVLIYAPSFGEVEFLLRNVVYTMEGRYRINDSRLTIELVTSTVTVHEVLMTYVTQAIESASISVGPENMGDFLRRLKNDLDIWMKEYFNDYLIYVNLARIDNIKELEKYDKEKTIALQEYMDASIALIKARVQKLNAQIINIPNFTLKSIHGLQIRLFDGTLHGLDSMYRRSVPTGVKFLQLRKVDAIVGFSALKVVYKYEAIIPTGVPPLSGELTMTANEAAAYLGLLAVKDPDTVDLDIYFLDEMKPGSLTVEGPANTLISNFKHLLEHEILTLMSASLIHGIEMLQSLPHCAPFVPGQLVTKKPPEQDYTIIKLLNISDTKQDKEVLNHHDSTNDDVDESLSSLSDDDNDDDSNSKEYSARKNNPSKALFGRSKNKKKTKKYTTAKISKKISNKNIEDTRNITKRNYA comes from the exons GATCTTCCAATAACTTGGATCAGTCAGAGTCAAGCTGCTGGATGACACTAAATACTCCTCAACTATTTGACGCCATGGATGCAATTGACG ATCGTTACAATGAAACCAGGAATAGTGTTCAAAAGGCTCTGATGGAGAGAAATTTTGACCAGACCATGATacaa GGACTCGTAGACTCTAGAGGGGCTGCACTCCGCGAAGTCCACAAACTTGTACACAAGGGGGCGGTGATACCCTCAGGACTTCACTTGGGTGGCCAATGTATGCTGAGAATGATAGACTCCTTAAT GTTCTTTCACCGTATGAAACTTCGCAACCACACTCATTTCCGTGTGACTGATCTGCACAATGATATCACCAATTTGATGATGACTGCAACGCTGTCACTTTACGACCTGCACCTCCAAGGAGCGTACGAAAGGACACTCACTGATACAGACCCTTCAGTCCTCATCTATGCACCCAGTTTTGGAGAAGTAGA GTTTCTCTTAAGGAATGTCGTATACACAATGGAAGGACGATACAGAATTAATGACAGCCGTCTAACTATTGAACTGGTTACTTCAACCGTTACCGTTCATGAAGTATTAATGACG tacgTAACCCAAGCTATTGAAAGTGCGTCAATATCCGTAGGACCAGAAAACATGg GTGACTTTCTCCGCAGACTGAAAAACGACTTGGATATTTGGATGAAAGAATACTTCAACGACTACCTGATATACGTCAACCTCGCTAGAATAGACAACATAAAAGAATTAGA AAAATACGACAAGGAGAAAACTATAGCATTACAAGAGTATATGGACGCTTCCATAGCCCTTATTAAAGCCAGAGTACAAAAATTGAATGCACAAATTATCAACATACCAAACTTCACACTGAAATCCATTCATGGCTTG caaaTAAGACTGTTCGATGGAACTCTGCACGGACTGGATTCCATGTACCGGCGATCAGTACCCACTGGTGTTAAATTTCTACAACTACGCAAAGTCGACGCCATCGTTGGATTTAGTGCTTTAAAG gtaGTGTACAAATATGAAGCAATAATACCAACGGGAGTACCACCTTTGTCTGGTGAGCTGACCATGACAGCGAATGAAGCAGCCGCCTACCTCGGTCTGCTGGCGGTCAAAGACCCTGACACCGTCGACTTGGACATCTACTTCTTGGATGAAATGAA GCCCGGGTCTCTGACGGTTGAAGGTCCTGCAAACACATTGATATCGAACTTCAAACACCTGCTTGAACATGAGATTCTTACACTCATGTCGGCCTCTCTGATACATGGCATAGAAATGCTCCAATCTCTACCTCATTGTG caccATTCGTACCAGGCCAACTTGTAACAAAGAAACCACCGGAACAGGATTATACAATCATTAAGCTTCTTAATATTAGTGACACCAAGCAGGATAAAGAAGTACTTAACCATCATGATTCCACCAACGACGACGTTGACGAATCTCTAAGCAGCCTTAGCGATGACGACAATGATGATGATAGCAACAGTAAAGAATATTCAGCGAGGAAAAACAATCCAAGTAAAGCATTATTCGGTCGGTCaaagaacaaaaagaaaactaaaaagtaTACTACGGCTAAGATATCaaaaaaaatcagtaacaaAAACATAGAGGACACTAGAAATATAACGAAACGTAATTATGCATAA
- the LOC118269307 gene encoding uncharacterized protein LOC118269307 codes for MGCVCCSLSSFISVVLDALERISLCTVCAMLTCCLLFTILTVLVLGIGIGYHYCFVQTSVQSMSKAGKVSSAEGLTDPVRRQGNLLRSVNKAVQRGFAHRHSRRDADAPLGSNNLTVGDNYTQTDGVHVLSDTPLLHLLSTNTTNYTVFS; via the exons TCATCTCAGTTGTGTTAGATGCTCTCGAAAG AATATCACTATGCACTGTATGTGCTATGTTGACATGTTGTCTGTTGTTCACCATACTAACCGTTTTGGTATTGGGGATTGGTATCGGCTACCATTACTGTTTTGTACAAACCTCGGTGCAATCTATGT CGAAAGCTGGGAAGGTGAGCTCAGCGGAAGGGTTGACTGATCCAGTTCGTCGTCAGGGCAACTTGTTGCGCTCTGTGAACAAGGCAGTGCAGCGAGGCTTCGCGCACCGTCACTCGCGGCGCGACGCGGATGCTCCTCTAGGGAGTAACAACCTGACGGTCGGCGACAACTACACACAAACCGACGGCGTCCACGTCCTCAGCGATACACCTCTACTCCACCTCCTATCAACTAATACAACTAATTACACTGTCTTTAGTTAA